One stretch of Streptomyces sp. A2-16 DNA includes these proteins:
- a CDS encoding Ig-like domain-containing protein — translation MRHGHGRVRRVGAALAAVLTWAGLLAGAAGCTADGGGGIGGVGGFGKPPAPEDVIRVAPDDGSKGVPPEEKLRVRVPSGRLESVTVVKSQDAQEFPVPGRISDDGLRWEPDEAQLALAAEYTVDAVALDARGRRSARHTTFTTYVPEERFIGYVSPENRSTVGTGMIVSLEFNREIEDRAAVERAVHVTAKPPVEIRPHWFGDGRLDFRPEHYWRPGTRVTVALRLRDVEGASGVYGLQHKTLSFTVGRSQVSLVDAARHTMQVRRDGELLATVPITAGAPKTTTYNGKMVVTEMLEVTRMNSRTVGFGGEYDIPDVPHALRLTDSGTFLHGNYWAPTAPGRVNVSHGCVGLRDVKGGSSDTPAGWFFDRSLVGDVVEVVHSDDKKVAPDNGLGGWNMGWKEWKAGSAVK, via the coding sequence GTGAGACATGGACATGGGCGCGTTCGGCGCGTCGGGGCCGCTCTGGCCGCCGTACTGACATGGGCAGGACTGCTGGCCGGAGCCGCCGGCTGCACGGCGGACGGGGGTGGCGGGATCGGAGGTGTCGGCGGGTTCGGGAAACCGCCGGCGCCCGAGGACGTCATCCGGGTCGCCCCGGACGACGGCAGCAAGGGTGTGCCGCCCGAGGAGAAACTCCGGGTGCGGGTGCCCAGCGGGCGCCTGGAGTCCGTCACCGTCGTCAAGTCCCAGGACGCGCAGGAGTTCCCGGTGCCCGGGCGCATCTCGGACGACGGCCTGCGCTGGGAACCCGACGAGGCACAGCTGGCGCTGGCCGCCGAGTACACGGTCGACGCGGTCGCGCTCGACGCCCGCGGCCGCCGCTCGGCCCGGCACACCACCTTCACCACCTACGTGCCCGAGGAGCGCTTCATCGGGTACGTCAGCCCCGAGAACCGCTCCACCGTCGGCACCGGGATGATCGTCTCCCTGGAGTTCAACCGGGAGATCGAGGACCGCGCCGCCGTCGAACGCGCCGTGCACGTCACCGCGAAGCCGCCCGTCGAGATCCGCCCGCACTGGTTCGGCGACGGCCGCCTGGACTTCCGCCCCGAGCACTACTGGAGGCCCGGCACCCGGGTCACGGTCGCGCTCAGACTCCGTGACGTGGAAGGCGCGTCCGGTGTCTACGGCCTCCAGCACAAGACCCTCTCCTTCACCGTCGGCCGCAGCCAGGTCTCCCTCGTGGACGCGGCCCGGCACACCATGCAGGTCAGGCGTGACGGGGAACTCCTCGCCACCGTGCCGATCACCGCCGGCGCCCCGAAGACGACCACCTACAACGGCAAGATGGTCGTCACCGAGATGCTCGAAGTGACCCGCATGAACAGCCGCACGGTCGGCTTCGGCGGCGAGTACGACATCCCGGACGTCCCGCACGCCCTGCGCCTGACCGACTCCGGCACCTTCCTGCACGGCAACTACTGGGCGCCCACCGCCCCCGGCAGGGTCAATGTCAGCCACGGCTGTGTGGGCCTCAGGGACGTGAAGGGCGGCAGCTCGGACACGCCCGCGGGCTGGTTCTTCGACCGCAGCCTCGTCGGGGACGTCGTCGAGGTCGTCCACAGCGATGACAAAAAGGTCGCTCCTGACAATGGCCTCGGGGGATGGAATATGGGATGGAAGGAGTGGAAGGCGGGCAGTGCGGTGAAGTAA
- a CDS encoding Ig-like domain-containing protein, giving the protein MNVRPISGASVDARGRGAKGLLALILGVLLLAVTACGGGGSGSSGDAKAEKGDSSAAETKQSEAVVVITPKDGAKSVDTSGVLKVGATKGKLTEVQVKDAKGTEITGKIAADGASWTPSTHLAAGTKYLVHAIAKDSKGRTAAEDSSFTTLTPKNTFIGTFTPEDGSTVGVGMPFSIRFTRGITSPADVEKAITVRTTPAVDVEGHWFGNDRLDFRPEKYWKEGTKVTVDLNLNGVEGRAGVYGKQNKTVSFTIGRNQVSVVDAKKHTMKVTQDGRTVKTIKVTTGKPGYDTWNGQMVISEKLTVTRMNGETVGYGGEYDIKDVPHAARLTDSGTFIHGNYWGGDAFGNYNASHGCVGLRDVKGGYDSDVPAAWFFNHSLIGDVVVVKNSDDATVAPENGLNGWNMSWEKWKA; this is encoded by the coding sequence TTGAACGTGCGACCGATATCGGGGGCGTCGGTTGACGCGCGGGGGCGCGGGGCCAAGGGGTTGCTCGCGCTGATACTCGGCGTTCTGCTGCTGGCCGTCACCGCCTGCGGTGGGGGAGGTTCCGGATCCTCCGGTGACGCCAAGGCGGAGAAGGGCGACTCGTCCGCCGCCGAGACCAAGCAGTCCGAGGCGGTCGTCGTCATCACCCCGAAGGACGGGGCGAAGTCCGTCGACACCAGCGGCGTCCTCAAGGTCGGCGCCACCAAGGGCAAGCTGACCGAGGTCCAGGTCAAGGACGCCAAGGGCACCGAGATAACCGGGAAGATAGCCGCCGACGGCGCCTCCTGGACGCCGTCCACCCACCTCGCCGCCGGCACCAAGTACCTGGTGCACGCGATCGCGAAGGACTCCAAGGGCCGTACCGCGGCCGAGGACTCCAGCTTCACCACCCTGACTCCGAAGAACACCTTCATCGGCACCTTCACGCCCGAGGACGGTTCGACGGTCGGCGTCGGAATGCCGTTCTCCATCCGCTTCACCCGGGGCATCACCAGCCCCGCGGACGTCGAGAAGGCCATCACGGTCAGGACCACGCCGGCCGTCGACGTCGAGGGCCACTGGTTCGGCAACGACCGCCTGGACTTCCGCCCCGAGAAGTACTGGAAGGAAGGCACCAAGGTCACCGTCGACCTCAACCTGAACGGGGTCGAGGGCCGCGCCGGCGTCTACGGCAAGCAGAACAAGACCGTCTCCTTCACCATCGGCCGCAACCAGGTCTCCGTCGTGGACGCCAAGAAGCACACGATGAAGGTCACCCAGGACGGCAGGACCGTCAAGACCATCAAGGTCACCACCGGCAAGCCCGGCTACGACACCTGGAACGGCCAGATGGTCATCAGCGAGAAGCTCACGGTGACCCGGATGAACGGCGAAACGGTCGGCTACGGCGGCGAGTACGACATCAAGGACGTCCCGCACGCCGCCCGCCTCACCGACTCCGGCACCTTCATCCACGGCAACTACTGGGGCGGCGACGCCTTCGGCAACTACAACGCCAGCCACGGCTGCGTGGGCCTGCGTGACGTCAAGGGCGGTTACGACAGCGATGTGCCGGCCGCCTGGTTCTTCAACCACTCGCTGATCGGCGACGTGGTCGTGGTCAAGAACTCCGACGACGCGACGGTCGCCCCGGAGAACGGCCTCAACGGCTGGAACATGTCGTGGGAGAAGTGGAAGGCGTGA
- a CDS encoding enoyl-CoA hydratase-related protein has product MTVNLEVAEGVGTIRLDRPPMNALDVATQDRLKELAEEATRRADVRAVVVYGGEKVFAAGADIKEMQNMDHTAMVLRARALQDSFTAVARIPKPVVAAITGYALGGGCELALCADFRIAAENAKLGQPEILLGLIPGAGGTQRLARLVGPSKAKDLIFTGRMVKADEALTLGLVDRVVPADEVYSQAHAWAAKLAQGPAIALRAAKESIDTGLETDIETGLAVERNWFAGLFATEDRERGMKSFVEEGPGKAKFL; this is encoded by the coding sequence ATGACCGTGAATCTCGAAGTCGCCGAAGGTGTCGGCACCATTCGTCTCGACCGCCCGCCCATGAACGCACTGGACGTGGCCACTCAGGACCGGCTGAAGGAGCTCGCCGAGGAGGCGACCCGGCGTGCGGATGTGCGCGCGGTGGTCGTGTACGGCGGGGAGAAGGTGTTCGCGGCGGGTGCGGACATCAAGGAGATGCAGAACATGGACCACACCGCGATGGTCCTGCGCGCCCGCGCCCTCCAGGACTCGTTCACGGCCGTGGCCCGCATCCCCAAGCCGGTCGTCGCGGCCATCACCGGCTACGCGCTGGGCGGCGGCTGCGAACTCGCGCTGTGCGCCGACTTCCGGATCGCCGCGGAGAACGCCAAGCTCGGGCAGCCGGAGATCCTGCTCGGCCTGATCCCCGGCGCGGGCGGCACCCAGCGTCTGGCCCGGCTGGTCGGCCCGTCCAAGGCGAAGGACCTGATCTTCACCGGCCGTATGGTCAAGGCCGACGAGGCGCTCACCCTGGGTCTCGTGGACCGGGTCGTGCCCGCCGACGAGGTGTACAGCCAGGCGCACGCCTGGGCGGCGAAGCTCGCACAGGGACCGGCGATCGCGCTGCGCGCGGCGAAGGAGTCGATCGACACCGGCCTGGAGACCGACATCGAGACGGGCCTCGCGGTGGAACGGAACTGGTTCGCGGGCCTGTTCGCCACGGAGGACCGCGAGCGGGGCATGAAGAGCTTCGTCGAAGAGGGCCCCGGCAAGGCGAAATTCCTCTGA
- a CDS encoding ATP-binding protein: MAGLEGFEQPRGDGRTTAARWSPAVEDEHALKALELFGNPTEAEVPLPSRPESAAAARRLTQVIVLRHWGLTPKMTEDAVLLVSELVGNAVRHTGARVFGLRMRRRRGWIRIEVRDPSRGLPCLMPVQDMDISGRGLFLVDKLSDRWGVDLLPRGKTTWFEMRVADR; encoded by the coding sequence ATGGCGGGGCTGGAGGGTTTCGAACAGCCGCGGGGAGACGGCCGTACGACGGCGGCGCGCTGGTCTCCGGCGGTCGAGGACGAGCACGCACTGAAGGCGCTCGAACTGTTCGGAAATCCCACGGAGGCCGAGGTTCCGTTGCCGTCCCGGCCGGAATCCGCCGCGGCCGCGCGACGCTTGACCCAGGTGATCGTCCTTCGTCACTGGGGGCTCACTCCGAAGATGACCGAGGACGCGGTGTTACTCGTGTCCGAGCTGGTCGGCAACGCGGTACGCCACACCGGGGCCCGGGTGTTCGGACTGCGGATGCGGCGCCGCCGGGGCTGGATCCGGATAGAGGTGCGCGACCCGTCGCGCGGGCTGCCCTGTCTGATGCCGGTGCAGGACATGGACATCAGCGGACGCGGCCTGTTCCTCGTGGACAAGCTGTCCGACCGCTGGGGCGTCGATCTGCTGCCCCGTGGGAAGACGACTTGGTTCGAGATGCGGGTGGCTGACCGGTAA
- a CDS encoding polysaccharide deacetylase family protein, whose amino-acid sequence MGRVTTTDRRAVLLATAGLALTAGCGTTGALAHPARATASSRPDLLPAQLAHGPRDRPRLALTFHGAGDPATARALLTEAERHGARVTVLAVGTWLDEHPGMARRILDGGHELGNHTLRHLDINAMSEADARQEIAGCAQRLRRLTGSIGGWFRPSRTPRASPLVERLARETGYPHVLSYDVDSLDFTSPGAAAVTRTVLGEARAGSVVSLHFGYADTVAALPAVLEELDRRGLAAVTTTELFS is encoded by the coding sequence ATGGGGCGGGTGACTACGACCGATCGTCGGGCCGTGCTGCTCGCCACCGCCGGTCTCGCGCTGACCGCCGGATGCGGCACCACCGGGGCACTCGCCCACCCCGCACGCGCCACCGCCAGCTCCCGCCCCGATCTCCTCCCCGCCCAGCTCGCCCACGGCCCCCGCGACCGCCCCCGCCTCGCCCTCACCTTCCACGGCGCCGGCGATCCCGCCACCGCACGCGCCCTCCTCACCGAGGCCGAACGGCACGGCGCGCGCGTCACCGTCCTCGCCGTCGGGACCTGGCTCGACGAACACCCCGGCATGGCCCGCCGCATCCTCGACGGCGGACACGAACTCGGCAACCACACCCTGCGCCACCTCGACATCAACGCGATGTCCGAGGCCGACGCCCGGCAGGAGATCGCCGGCTGCGCACAGCGGCTGCGGCGGCTCACCGGCTCGATCGGAGGCTGGTTCCGGCCCTCCAGGACCCCCCGGGCCTCCCCGCTCGTCGAGCGCCTCGCCCGCGAGACCGGCTACCCGCACGTCCTGTCCTACGACGTCGACTCCCTCGACTTCACCTCGCCCGGCGCCGCGGCCGTCACCCGCACCGTCCTCGGCGAGGCCCGCGCCGGCTCCGTGGTCAGCCTGCACTTCGGCTACGCCGACACGGTCGCCGCCCTCCCCGCCGTACTGGAAGAACTCGACCGCCGCGGCCTGGCCGCCGTGACCACTACGGAGCTGTTCAGCTGA
- a CDS encoding YncE family protein, protein MHRTLVKQALIAGAALAALAACGTEHHDPSASAHRGTRAAVPAPVKPVQKPVQGLPGMPPVLDPRDVYAADRPNRLSPVVKDFPSRVYVPNTESDTVSVIDPRTYEIVETLHVGRQPQHVVPSWDMKTLWVNNNRGHTLTPIDPRTGKAGKPVEVHDPYNLYFTPNGRYAVVMASLDRELVFRDPHTMERKKTVPVSCYGVNHADFSLDGRYFIVSCEFSGELLKVDTEKMKVIGQQKLPFDGAMPQDVKVSPDGKRFYVADMMADGMWVLDGDTFGRPTLLPTGKGTHGLYVSRDSREMYVSNRGEGTVSVFDFAQNRVTRKWHLPDGGSPDMGGVSADGKVLWLSGRYNSEVYAIDTRTGAQLARIKVGSGPHGLAVYPQPGRYSLGHTGIFR, encoded by the coding sequence ATGCACCGCACCCTCGTCAAACAAGCCCTGATCGCAGGCGCCGCGCTCGCCGCCCTCGCCGCCTGCGGCACCGAGCACCACGACCCGTCCGCCTCGGCGCACCGCGGCACCCGGGCCGCCGTCCCGGCCCCGGTGAAGCCGGTGCAGAAGCCGGTCCAGGGGCTGCCCGGGATGCCGCCCGTCCTCGATCCGCGGGACGTGTACGCGGCCGACCGCCCCAATCGGCTGTCACCGGTGGTCAAGGACTTTCCGTCGCGGGTCTACGTGCCCAACACCGAGTCCGACACCGTCTCCGTGATCGACCCGAGGACGTACGAGATCGTCGAGACCCTCCATGTCGGGCGGCAGCCCCAGCACGTCGTGCCCTCCTGGGACATGAAGACCCTCTGGGTCAACAACAACCGCGGGCACACCCTCACCCCGATCGACCCGAGAACCGGGAAGGCGGGCAAACCGGTCGAGGTGCACGACCCGTACAACCTCTACTTCACACCGAACGGCAGGTACGCCGTCGTGATGGCCTCCCTCGACCGTGAGCTGGTCTTCCGCGACCCGCACACCATGGAGCGGAAGAAGACCGTCCCGGTCAGCTGCTACGGCGTCAACCACGCCGACTTCTCCCTCGACGGGAGGTACTTCATCGTGTCCTGCGAGTTCAGCGGCGAGCTGCTCAAGGTCGACACCGAGAAGATGAAGGTGATCGGCCAGCAGAAGCTCCCCTTCGACGGGGCCATGCCGCAGGACGTCAAGGTCTCGCCCGACGGCAAGCGGTTCTACGTCGCGGACATGATGGCCGACGGGATGTGGGTCCTGGACGGCGACACCTTCGGCAGACCGACCCTGCTGCCCACCGGAAAGGGCACCCACGGCCTCTACGTCAGCCGCGACTCCCGCGAGATGTACGTCTCCAACCGCGGCGAAGGGACCGTCTCCGTCTTCGACTTCGCCCAGAACCGGGTCACGAGGAAGTGGCACCTCCCCGACGGCGGCAGCCCCGACATGGGCGGCGTCTCCGCCGACGGCAAGGTGCTGTGGCTGTCCGGCCGCTACAACTCCGAGGTGTACGCCATCGACACCCGCACCGGCGCCCAGCTCGCCCGCATCAAGGTCGGCAGCGGACCGCACGGCCTCGCGGTGTACCCGCAGCCGGGTCGGTACTCACTCGGTCACACCGGCATCTTCCGCTGA
- a CDS encoding GNAT family N-acetyltransferase, which yields METLRDILDAAARGVFPPADGGTTVVPQACHRDAGVLSFTAHSVVFTDEDPEWVHATLRGLDCDALAATMNPRFLSALLDRTGRRSETIDVMLVGEPLPGGPPLALREIEDASHPRIVYARRRRDDIRAWTAEGGVLVTGRGIGGRLEVSVEVDEDVRHRGLGRALVTAARHLVAEPLWAQVSPGNARSMRAFQAAGYRPVGAEAVLLAAGPRVTGGSAEDAGVTE from the coding sequence ATGGAGACCTTGCGGGACATTCTCGACGCGGCGGCCCGCGGCGTCTTCCCGCCCGCGGACGGCGGCACGACGGTCGTGCCGCAGGCCTGCCACCGGGACGCGGGGGTGCTGTCCTTCACGGCGCACTCGGTCGTCTTCACCGACGAGGACCCCGAGTGGGTCCACGCCACCCTGCGCGGCCTGGACTGCGACGCGCTGGCCGCGACCATGAACCCGCGGTTCCTCTCCGCCCTCCTGGACCGGACCGGGCGCAGGTCCGAGACCATCGACGTGATGCTGGTCGGCGAACCGCTCCCGGGCGGACCGCCGCTCGCCCTGAGGGAGATCGAGGACGCGAGCCACCCCCGGATCGTCTACGCCCGCCGGCGCCGCGACGACATCCGCGCCTGGACGGCCGAGGGCGGGGTGCTGGTGACGGGGCGCGGGATCGGCGGCCGTCTGGAGGTCTCGGTCGAGGTGGACGAGGACGTGCGGCACCGGGGGCTCGGGCGGGCGCTGGTGACCGCGGCCCGCCATCTGGTCGCGGAGCCGCTGTGGGCCCAGGTCTCCCCGGGGAACGCCCGCAGCATGCGGGCGTTCCAGGCGGCCGGTTACCGTCCGGTGGGCGCGGAGGCGGTGCTGCTCGCCGCGGGCCCGCGGGTCACCGGCGGTTCAGCGGAAGATGCCGGTGTGACCGAGTGA
- a CDS encoding EF-hand domain-containing protein — protein sequence MAHIDIEEARKQFERIDADGDGAITAAEFKSALAQGGDWNVTESVAEAIIKSRDLNGDKLLSFDEFWTFLNK from the coding sequence GTGGCGCACATCGACATCGAGGAAGCACGCAAGCAGTTCGAGCGGATCGATGCGGACGGGGACGGCGCCATCACCGCCGCCGAGTTCAAGTCCGCCCTGGCCCAGGGCGGCGACTGGAACGTCACCGAGTCGGTCGCCGAGGCGATCATCAAGAGCCGCGACCTGAACGGCGACAAGCTCCTGTCCTTCGACGAGTTCTGGACCTTCCTGAACAAGTAG
- a CDS encoding MOSC domain-containing protein, producing MGGTITAVSSNGTYSFSKPNRESIALLAGFGVEGDVHGGATVKHRFRMAKDPSQPNLRQVHLMHEELFEEVRQAGFEVAAGELGENVTTRGIDLLGLPRGTRLRLGETAVVEVTGLRNPCAQIDRFQKGLMKQVVGRGEDGRAQFRSGIMGVVVAGGVVRPGDAVGVVLPEGPHLPLEIV from the coding sequence ATGGGTGGGACGATCACTGCGGTGAGCAGCAACGGCACGTACTCGTTCAGCAAGCCGAACCGGGAGAGCATCGCCTTGCTCGCCGGTTTCGGGGTGGAGGGGGACGTGCACGGCGGGGCGACGGTCAAGCATCGGTTCCGGATGGCGAAGGACCCCTCGCAGCCGAACCTCCGCCAGGTGCATCTGATGCACGAGGAGCTGTTCGAGGAGGTGCGGCAGGCCGGTTTCGAAGTGGCCGCGGGAGAGCTCGGCGAGAACGTCACCACGCGGGGGATCGATCTGCTCGGACTGCCCCGCGGTACGCGGTTGCGGCTCGGGGAGACGGCCGTCGTCGAGGTGACCGGGCTGCGGAATCCGTGCGCGCAGATCGACCGGTTCCAGAAGGGGTTGATGAAGCAGGTCGTGGGCCGGGGCGAGGACGGCCGGGCGCAGTTCCGGTCCGGGATCATGGGTGTCGTGGTCGCGGGCGGTGTGGTGCGGCCCGGGGATGCCGTGGGGGTCGTGCTGCCCGAGGGCCCCCACCTGCCCCTGGAGATCGTCTAG
- a CDS encoding glycoside hydrolase family 25 protein — MLRGIDVSAYQSSSYSTEGLSFVFIKATEGRSYTNPKLSAQTKHGRDAGLVVGFYHFLWPGNLTAQAEYFVKHAPEKGGDILAVDWETTGDGTHASNAEKDSFIRKVRQLRPNNRVVLYTNRHYWLNVDTTSYAGDGLWIADYVTAGKPRIKAKWRFHQYTDDPVDKNVADFASKAALREWAADA; from the coding sequence ATGCTCCGCGGTATCGATGTCAGCGCCTACCAGTCCTCCTCCTACAGCACGGAGGGCCTCTCCTTCGTCTTCATCAAGGCGACCGAGGGCCGTTCCTACACCAATCCGAAGCTCTCCGCCCAGACCAAGCACGGCCGCGACGCCGGGCTGGTCGTCGGCTTCTATCACTTCCTGTGGCCCGGCAACCTCACCGCCCAGGCGGAGTACTTCGTGAAGCACGCCCCCGAGAAGGGGGGCGACATCCTCGCGGTCGACTGGGAGACCACCGGCGACGGCACCCACGCGAGCAACGCGGAGAAGGACAGCTTCATCCGCAAGGTGCGCCAGCTGCGCCCGAACAACCGGGTCGTCCTCTACACCAACCGGCACTACTGGTTGAACGTGGACACCACGTCGTACGCCGGTGACGGCCTCTGGATCGCCGACTACGTCACGGCCGGCAAGCCCCGGATCAAGGCCAAGTGGCGCTTCCACCAGTACACCGACGACCCCGTGGACAAGAACGTCGCCGACTTCGCGAGCAAGGCGGCCCTGCGCGAGTGGGCGGCCGACGCCTGA
- a CDS encoding ricin-type beta-trefoil lectin domain protein, which translates to MRCTWGTGTATQTPSYTDAAGTNAGNTVSRATKTTGLIATGFTLSGGGKLCVEETGSGAKVDVDTCSTSAAAQKWAIGTDGTVKAGGFCLDTAGNATASGTGVVADTCSTDATQKWRVTSTGTLVNAAKATLCLTDPSASATKGTQLTLTTCGGKGQTWSTITSGALPVGQTQTFTYDAEGRTATVSTPSGTMARTSKYLYDADGNLLEQTASAGGTDKTRILYLFGGAEQLTLDVTAKTCTALRYYSGPDGTRVTRSSSGDVWYQVANSQGTATTSVAADDLAVTRRYYDPYGNPRGSKPSGWVSADENHGFLGKPADSVTGLDLLGARNYDPALGRFVTPDPLFQAGDPNQMGGYTYAADNPASSSDPTGFDDWYNYPGQNPCVIDCNTPTPSPSPAPAPTGTSSGSSSSPSSTVPAAQELPHANPNEKIDPHGFTAVLDSILMLPYDFANCTFWLSGSSGHQESCDAAGGAYSGGVGGGGAAGAVEGGVEGDVAGSLEGAGVRAAEGDAAAAAGAGAKAVDDAAADMADLVAMKRANAQARAEEADAGAAKPSAPQTGASGTKPSARDSRAPVRKGNTGSKASSAAIVSKSRLPRGTSIEDGLAGARNMRDRVADRELFPNGDGVVASAALAKKTWTAGYNAETGEIAVASSGCGYCAEGNVINALGGDANRVMLTRALFWDREEEIWDEMPICQVCQTYLTPEDVEPGAWYMHPGEWDNR; encoded by the coding sequence ATGCGCTGCACCTGGGGCACGGGTACGGCGACGCAGACCCCGTCGTACACGGACGCGGCCGGCACGAACGCGGGCAACACGGTCAGCCGCGCCACGAAGACGACCGGCCTCATCGCCACCGGCTTCACCCTCTCCGGCGGCGGCAAGCTGTGCGTCGAGGAGACCGGTTCGGGCGCGAAGGTCGACGTCGACACGTGCAGTACGTCGGCGGCGGCCCAGAAGTGGGCGATCGGCACCGACGGCACGGTCAAGGCGGGCGGCTTCTGCCTGGACACCGCGGGCAACGCGACCGCGTCCGGCACCGGCGTGGTGGCCGACACCTGCTCCACCGACGCCACCCAGAAGTGGCGCGTGACCTCGACCGGAACGCTGGTCAACGCGGCCAAGGCCACCCTGTGCCTGACCGACCCGAGCGCGAGCGCCACCAAGGGCACCCAGCTGACCCTGACCACGTGCGGCGGCAAGGGCCAGACATGGTCGACGATCACGTCGGGCGCGTTGCCGGTGGGTCAGACGCAGACGTTCACGTACGACGCGGAGGGCCGCACGGCCACGGTCTCGACCCCCTCCGGCACCATGGCCCGCACGAGCAAGTACCTGTACGACGCCGACGGCAACCTGCTGGAGCAGACGGCGTCGGCGGGCGGCACCGACAAGACGCGGATCCTGTACCTCTTCGGCGGCGCGGAGCAGCTGACGCTGGACGTGACCGCGAAGACGTGCACGGCGCTGCGCTACTACTCGGGCCCCGACGGCACGCGGGTGACCCGCTCCAGCTCGGGTGACGTCTGGTACCAGGTCGCCAACTCCCAGGGCACGGCGACGACTTCGGTGGCCGCGGACGACCTGGCGGTCACCCGCCGCTACTACGACCCGTACGGGAACCCGCGCGGCTCGAAGCCGTCTGGGTGGGTGTCGGCGGACGAGAACCACGGCTTCCTGGGCAAGCCGGCGGACTCGGTGACGGGGCTGGACCTGCTGGGGGCGCGGAACTACGATCCGGCACTGGGCCGCTTCGTGACCCCGGACCCGCTCTTCCAGGCGGGCGACCCGAACCAGATGGGCGGGTACACGTACGCGGCGGACAATCCGGCGAGCAGTTCGGACCCGACCGGGTTCGACGACTGGTACAACTACCCCGGCCAGAACCCGTGCGTCATCGACTGCAACACGCCGACGCCGTCGCCGTCCCCTGCACCTGCGCCCACCGGCACCTCCAGCGGTAGCAGCAGTTCGCCGTCCTCGACCGTCCCGGCGGCCCAGGAACTGCCGCACGCCAACCCGAACGAGAAGATCGACCCGCACGGGTTCACGGCGGTGCTCGACTCGATCCTGATGCTGCCGTACGACTTCGCCAACTGCACGTTCTGGCTGAGCGGCAGCTCCGGTCACCAGGAGTCCTGCGACGCCGCCGGCGGTGCCTATTCCGGCGGCGTCGGGGGTGGCGGAGCCGCCGGAGCCGTGGAAGGCGGTGTCGAGGGCGACGTCGCGGGCTCGTTGGAGGGCGCGGGCGTGCGGGCCGCGGAGGGGGACGCGGCGGCGGCCGCCGGTGCGGGCGCGAAGGCGGTCGACGACGCGGCGGCCGACATGGCGGACCTCGTGGCCATGAAGCGGGCGAACGCGCAGGCACGGGCGGAGGAGGCGGACGCGGGGGCGGCGAAGCCGAGTGCCCCACAGACGGGAGCCTCGGGAACGAAGCCGTCCGCACGGGACTCCCGTGCACCCGTGCGCAAGGGCAATACCGGCTCGAAAGCGTCGTCGGCGGCGATCGTCAGCAAGAGCCGCCTGCCGCGTGGCACGAGCATTGAGGACGGACTCGCCGGGGCCCGGAACATGCGTGACCGGGTGGCGGATCGCGAACTCTTCCCGAACGGAGACGGCGTGGTGGCGAGCGCCGCACTCGCCAAGAAGACCTGGACCGCGGGCTACAACGCGGAAACCGGTGAGATAGCCGTCGCCTCGTCCGGCTGCGGCTACTGCGCGGAGGGCAATGTCATCAACGCCCTTGGCGGTGACGCGAATCGCGTGATGCTCACCAGGGCTCTCTTCTGGGACAGAGAAGAGGAGATCTGGGACGAGATGCCCATCTGTCAGGTCTGCCAGACGTACCTGACTCCGGAGGACGTCGAACCGGGCGCCTGGTACATGCACCCCGGCGAGTGGGACAACAGATGA